The Nothobranchius furzeri strain GRZ-AD chromosome 8, NfurGRZ-RIMD1, whole genome shotgun sequence genome includes a region encoding these proteins:
- the mydgf gene encoding myeloid-derived growth factor: MATQRNFPVANMSFLLLCALVSVCVLTEASPENTKTVEFNVTPGGVVHSFTERIREYECTFTYASQGGTNEQWLMSVGLSDDDRLFSCSVWRPQGKSYLFFTQFKAELKGTKIEYANAYSQTAAGGQSDVPLKPEEFNVGESTVTHNEGKFSAQLSKLTVIGQTRHDEL; the protein is encoded by the exons ATGGCTACCCAGAGGAACTTTCCCGTGGCGAACATGTCCTTTCTGCTTTTATGTGCGCTGGTTTCTGTGTGTGTCCTGACTGAAGCTTCGCCCGAAAACACAAAAACAGTGGAGTTTAACGTGACACCTGGAGGAGTTGTACATTCTTTCACCGAGCGGATT AGGGAGTATGAGTGCACCTTCACATATGCGTCACAAGGGGGCACCAATGAG CAATGGCTGATGAGTGTGGGTCTGAGTGACGATGACAGGCTGTTTTCTTGCTCAGTGTGGAG ACCTCAGGGGAAATCATACCTGTTTTTCACTCAGTTCAAAGCTGAGCTGAAGGGGACCAAAATCGAATATGCAAACGCATAC TCTCAGACTGCAGCAGGAGGACAGAGTGATGTACCTTTGAAACCAGAGGAATTTAATGTTGGAGAATCAACAG TGACCCACAACGAAGGAAAATTCAGTGCTCAGCTTTCCAAACTGACCGTCATTGGACAGACGCGACACGATGAACTGTGA